One stretch of Candidatus Methylomirabilota bacterium DNA includes these proteins:
- a CDS encoding class I SAM-dependent methyltransferase, which yields MRPGTTTAEGISPLFLGLLAAERLGERAVLDVGTGRGRLALTLAGHCRRVVGIDRDATAIAEAVRRAEALGLAHVEFIVADAETVEYGAFAPDLVAAHLCMSDAIAERAGRALRAGQVFAFVAFHADQWRETGRRSRFAYDEAQARGLLERTGFEIEHLEMDREVKTFASVEEALAAVVGLEERWRVDGRWFRYIKFLEEGGRTLTRAHLIVKARRR from the coding sequence GTGCGGCCCGGAACGACCACCGCTGAGGGGATCAGTCCCCTGTTCCTCGGCCTCCTCGCCGCGGAGCGGCTGGGGGAACGCGCCGTCCTGGACGTCGGCACCGGACGCGGCCGGCTCGCACTGACGCTGGCGGGGCACTGCCGGCGCGTGGTCGGCATCGACCGGGATGCGACAGCGATCGCCGAGGCGGTCCGCCGCGCCGAGGCGCTCGGCCTCGCCCACGTCGAGTTCATCGTCGCCGACGCCGAAACGGTCGAGTACGGCGCCTTCGCCCCCGACCTGGTGGCCGCCCACCTCTGCATGTCCGACGCGATCGCGGAGCGGGCCGGCCGCGCGCTCCGCGCGGGGCAGGTCTTCGCGTTCGTGGCCTTCCACGCCGATCAGTGGCGGGAGACCGGACGCCGCTCGCGCTTCGCCTACGACGAAGCGCAAGCGCGCGGCCTGCTCGAGCGGACCGGGTTCGAGATCGAGCACCTCGAAATGGACCGCGAGGTGAAGACGTTCGCTTCCGTGGAGGAGGCGCTGGCGGCGGTGGTGGGGCTGGAGGAGAGGTGGCGGGTCGACGGCCGCTGGTTCCGCTACATCAAGTTCCTCGAAGAGGGGGGCCGGACGCTGACGCGGGCGCACCTGATCGTCAAGGCGCGGCGCCGATGA
- a CDS encoding cation:proton antiporter, with the protein MESLSIAVIGGLLVLLASIASVELGVSVALIEISLGVIAGNAFGLQSPPWMDFLASFGSILLTFLAGAEVDPRIMRDKLEESVVIGGLSFAAPFLGAWLFCAWALGWSTPAAQIAGVALSTTSLAVVYAVLVETGLTLTPLGKLIMASTFVTDFGVALTLALLFIRPTWWLLPFLGVSVAIVWAMIALQPWFFSRYGERVIEPEIKGAVAALLVLMFLAEKAQSHAVLPAFVLGLALARVFHEHPALTRRFRVVAFALLTPFFFLKGGMNVSLALVWANVGLLLALFAVKQVTKFCGIYPVARRYVRNDAMFTTLLMSTGLTFGTISSLYGLNAGILDRAQFSVLVSVVVASAVIPTVIAQRWFSPVRAAGDAFRPQRPASR; encoded by the coding sequence TTGGAAAGTCTCTCCATCGCCGTCATCGGCGGCCTGCTCGTCCTGCTCGCCAGCATCGCCTCGGTAGAGCTCGGCGTGTCGGTCGCGCTCATCGAGATCAGCCTCGGGGTCATCGCCGGCAACGCGTTCGGATTGCAGAGCCCGCCCTGGATGGACTTTCTGGCGTCATTCGGCAGCATCCTCTTGACGTTCCTGGCCGGGGCCGAGGTCGACCCCCGGATCATGCGGGACAAGCTCGAGGAGAGCGTCGTCATCGGCGGCCTCTCCTTCGCCGCTCCGTTCCTCGGAGCCTGGCTGTTCTGCGCCTGGGCGCTCGGCTGGTCGACGCCGGCGGCCCAGATCGCCGGGGTCGCGCTTTCCACCACCTCGCTGGCGGTGGTCTATGCGGTGCTGGTGGAAACGGGATTGACGCTGACGCCGCTGGGGAAGCTGATCATGGCGTCCACCTTCGTCACCGACTTCGGCGTGGCCCTCACGCTGGCCCTGCTGTTCATCCGGCCGACGTGGTGGCTCCTGCCCTTCCTGGGCGTGTCCGTCGCGATCGTCTGGGCGATGATCGCGCTGCAGCCGTGGTTCTTTTCCCGTTACGGCGAGCGGGTCATCGAGCCGGAGATCAAGGGCGCCGTGGCCGCCCTCCTCGTCCTGATGTTCCTGGCCGAGAAGGCTCAGAGCCACGCCGTCCTTCCCGCGTTCGTCCTCGGGCTGGCGCTGGCCAGGGTCTTCCACGAGCATCCGGCGCTGACGCGGCGGTTTCGAGTGGTGGCCTTCGCGCTCCTGACGCCGTTCTTCTTCCTCAAAGGGGGGATGAACGTCTCTCTCGCGCTGGTGTGGGCGAACGTGGGCCTGCTGCTGGCGCTGTTCGCCGTCAAGCAGGTGACCAAGTTCTGCGGGATCTACCCGGTGGCGCGGCGCTACGTTCGGAACGACGCGATGTTCACGACCCTGCTCATGTCGACCGGCCTGACCTTCGGGACGATCTCATCGCTGTACGGCCTGAACGCGGGGATCCTCGACCGCGCCCAGTTCTCGGTCCTCGTGAGCGTCGTGGTGGCGAGCGCGGTGATTCCCACCGTCATCGCCCAGCGCTGGTTCTCGCCGGTCAGGGCCGCCGGAGACGCCTTCCGCCCTCAGCGCCCCGCGTCCCGGTAG